One Cucumis sativus cultivar 9930 chromosome 1, Cucumber_9930_V3, whole genome shotgun sequence DNA segment encodes these proteins:
- the LOC101213077 gene encoding UDP-glucose iridoid glucosyltransferase gives MEKTREVAKHGRLLLVPCPYQGHINPMLNLATYLHRNGFSITIAHTSFNSPNPNRHPEFTFICLNDCLADDLVASLDIAILLLTVNNNCKASLEEAMATVLRDVVCVIHDEIMTFCAEVASSFGVRSLVLRTNSVSTCIGRSVVLQLHAEGRLPLLDQGFMEDEVPNLHPLRYKDLPISAFSDISQSTKLVHKMHDLTTSSGVIWNTIPFLEPSEFTKFKANICNQIPIFAIGPIHKISPTSSSSSLLNEDYTCLPWLHKQPPNSVIYVSLGSVALLTNHELQEMAWGLVNSNQPFLCVVRPGSVRGSDGIGFVLEEFQKKAGDRGCIVEWAPQKEVLAHRAVGGFLSHCGWNSTLESLSEGVPMLCKPYSGDQRGNARYISCVWRVGLTLEGHELKRNEVEKGIRKLMVEEEGRKMRERAMDFKRRIEDCLREGGSCSRNLRELVDFIMSS, from the exons atggagaAGACAAGAGAAGTTGCAAAACACGGACGTTTACTACTTGTGCCATGTCCATACCAAGGCCATATTAACCCAATGCTTAATCTAGCAACATACCTACACAGAAACGGCTTCTCTATAACCATTGCTCATACATCCTTCAATTCCCCAAACCCTAATCGTCATCCGGAGTTCACATTCATCTGCCTCAATGACTGCCTAGCCGATGACCTTGTCGCATCTTTGGATATCGCCATCTTGTTGCTCACTGTCAACAATAATTGCAAGGCTAGCTTGGAGGAAGCCATGGCCACTGTCCTTAGAGACGTTGTGTGTGTAATACACGATGAGATCATGACCTTTTGTGCGGAGGTGGCTAGCAGTTTTGGGGTTCGGAGTTTGGTGCTTCGAACAAACAGCGTATCGACGTGTATTGGTCGCTCCGTCGTTTTGCAACTTCATGCGGAGGGTCGACTTCCTCTACTCGATCAAG gGTTCATGGAAGATGAGGTACCAAATCTCCATCCTTTGAGATACAAAGACTTACCAATCTCAGCCTTTTCAGATATCTCCCAATCAACAAAACTAGTCCACAAAATGCACGATCTCACCACTTCTTCAGGTGTGATTTGGAACACAATCCCATTTCTTGAACCATCCGAATTCACCAAATTCAAAGCCAATATTTGCAACCAAATCCCTATTTTTGCAATTGGCCCAATCCACAAGATTTCCCCAacctcatcttcttcaagttTGCTCAATGAAGACTACACTTGCCTCCCATGGCTCCACAAACAACCTCCCAACTCAGTCATCTATGTCAGCTTGGGCAGTGTTGCCCTCTTAACAAACCATGAACTCCAAGAGATGGCTTGGGGGTTGGTTAATAGCAATCAACCATTCTTGTGTGTCGTTCGCCCTGGCTCCGTTCGAGGCTCGGATGGGATCGGATTTGTTTTGGAAGAGTTTCAAAAGAAGGCTGGAGATAGAGGGTGTATTGTGGAATGGGCTCCACAAAAGGAAGTGTTGGCTCATAGGGCTGTAGGTGGATTTTTGAGCCATTGTGGTTGGAATTCTACACTTGAGAGTTTGAGTGAGGGTGTTCCAATGTTATGTAAGCCTTATTCAGGAGATCAAAGAGGGAATGCAAGGTATATTAGTTgtgtttggagagtggggtTGACTTTGGAAGGTCATGagttgaaaagaaatgaagtggAAAAGGGTATTAGAAAATTGATggtggaagaagaagggaggaaaatgagagaaagagCAATGGATTTCAagagaagaattgaagattgtTTAAGGGAAGGTGGCTCCTGTTCTCGTAACTTGAGAGAGCTTGTTGATTTCATTATGTCTTCTTAG
- the LOC101213322 gene encoding UDP-glucose iridoid glucosyltransferase, translating into MEKTLEISKRRRLLLVPCPYQGHINPMLHLATYLHHNGFSITIAHTFFNSINSNRHPDFTFVHLNDQLPNDLLVSLDVASVLLAINDNCKASLEDILANIVEDVMCVIHDEAMYFCEAVASGFGVRSLVLRTTSIAACISRLVVLQLHAEGRLPLLDQGSMEDEVPNLHPLRYKDLPFSVTSDVSKMAEVILKMYNITTSSAVIWNTIPWLEPSEFTQIKTRICNQVPIFPIGPIHKISPTSSSSSLLSEDSTCLSWLHKQAPNSVIYVSLGSIAILTNQELQEMAWGLANSNQPFLWVVRPGSIKGSDGIGFVLEEFQVKVGDRGCIVDWAPQKEVLAHSAVGGFWSHCGWNSTVESLSLGVPMLCRPYSGDQRGNSRYICCVWRVGLGLEGDELKRNEVEKGIRKLMVEEEGRKMRERAMDFKRMIEECLREGGSCSRNLKELVDFIMSF; encoded by the exons ATGGAGAAGACATTGGAAATTTCAAAACGAAGGCGTTTACTACTGGTGCCATGTCCATACCAGGGCCATATTAACCCAATGCTTCATCTAGCAACATACCTACACCACAATGGCTTCTCAATAACCATTGCTCACACATTCTTCAACTCCATAAACTCTAACCGCCACCCAGACTTCACGTTCGTCCACCTCAACGACCAACTCCCTAATGACCTCCTCGTGTCTTTGGATGTGGCCTCGGTGTTGCTCGCCATCAATGATAATTGCAAGGCTAGCTTGGAGGACATCTTGGCCAATATCGTCGAAGATGTCATGTGTGTAATACACGATGAGGCCATGTACTTTTGTGAGGCAGTGGCTAGTGGTTTTGGGGTTCGAAGTTTGGTGCTTCGAACAACTAGCATAGCGGCATGTATTAGTCGGCTGGTTGTTCTACAACTTCATGCAGAGGGTCGTCTTCCTCTACTTGATCAAG GATCCATGGAAGATGAGGTACCAAATCTCCATCCTTTGAGATACAAAGACTTGCCATTCTCGGTCACTTCAGATGTCTCCAAAATGGCAGAAGTAATTCTCAAAATGTACAATATCACCACTTCTTCAGCTGTGATTTGGAACACAATCCCATGGCTTGAACCATCTGAATTCACCCAAATCAAAACCAGAATTTGCAACCAAGTCCCTATTTTTCCAATTGGCCCAATTCACAAGATTTCCCCAACCTCATCCTCCTCAAGTTTACTCAGTGAAGACTCCACTTGCCTCTCATGGCTTCACAAACAAGCCCCCAACTCAGTTATCTATGTCAGCTTAGGCAGCATTGCCATCTTAACAAACCAAGAACTTCAAGAGATGGCTTGGGGCTTGGCTAATAGCAATCAACCGTTCTTGTGGGTCGTTCGCCCCGGCTCCATTAAAGGCTCCGATGGGATTGGATTCGTTTTGGAAGAGTTCCAAGTGAAGGTTGGAGATAGAGGGTGCATTGTGGATTGGGCTCCACAGAAGGAAGTGTTGGCTCATAGTGCTGTAGGTGGATTTTGGAGCCACTGTGGTTGGAATTCTACAGTTGAGAGCTTGAGTTTGGGTGTTCCAATGTTATGTAGGCCATATTCAGGAGATCAAAGAGGAAACTCAAGGTATATCTGTTGTGTTTGGAGAGTGGGATTGGGTTTGGAAGGTGATGagttgaaaagaaatgaagtggAAAAGGGTATTAGAAAATTGATggtggaagaagaaggaaggaaaatgagagaaagagCAATGGATTTCAAGAGAATGATTGAAGAATGTTTAAGGGAAGGTGGATCTTGTTCTCGTAACTTGAAAGAGCTTGTTGATTTCATTATGTCTTTTTAG
- the LOC101209577 gene encoding UDP-glucose iridoid glucosyltransferase — METAKQTEIPKPRRIVLVPCPYQGHITPMLQLASFLHSVAGFSITIAHTRFNSPNPSNFPHFQFVYLDDGIPEKEAIPTDLIAVLLELNVNCRDSFKAEMRKLMAVEPEDSSEVIAGVIHDEIMFFCEEIASDLKLRSFILRTTAAVTSLARMALVSLNDEGMDPIPKLHPLRFKDLPISLTTDFTGYSKLMKKTYNMETPTTAKAIIWNTMEWLEDSIMAKIENKSTVPIFPIGPLHRIVSAQTSVLKEDFDCLSWLDEQADNVVIYVAIGSIASYNEKAFGEMAWGLANSQQPFLWVVQPGAIHGSEWIEALPKDFLEAIGGRGYIVKWAPQKQVLAHRAVGGFWSHCGWNSSMESLSEGVPMLCSPCFGDQKVNARYLSYVWRVGIQLENGLEREEIEKGIRRLMVGEESKEMRERTKDFKEKIEAYVLKVKDQCYSHTYLAELVSLLKSS; from the exons ATGGAGACCGCTAAACAAACGGAGATCCCAAAACCACGGCGTATAGTCTTGGTCCCATGTCCGTACCAAGGCCATATAACTCCAATGCTTCAACTCGCTAGTTTCCTCCACTCCGTCGCCGGTTTCTCCATCACAATCGCTCACACTCGCTTCAACTCTCCCAATCCTTCTAACTTCCCGCATTTTCAATTCGTTTATTTGGACGATGGAATCCCTGAGAAGGAAGCGATTCCCACGGATTTGATCGCAGTTCTATTGGAACTCAACGTTAACTGCAGAGATAGTTTCAAAGCTGAAATGCGCAAACTGATGGCGGTCGAGCCGGAGGATTCCAGTGAGGTCATCGCCGGTGTTATTCATGATGAGATCATGTTCTTCTGTGAAGAAATTGCGAGTGATTTGAAGCTGAGGAGCTTCATTTTGCGAACTACCGCTGCTGTGACTTCTTTGGCTCGAATGGCTCTTGTTAGCCTCAATGATGAAGGGATG GATCCAATACCAAAGCTGCATCCTCTGAGATTCAAAGATCTCCCAATCTCACTAACAACAGACTTCACCGGATActcaaaattgatgaaaaagaCGTACAATATGGAAACACCCACCACAGCCAAGGCCATCATCTGGAACACAATGGAATGGCTCGAAGATTCAATCATGGCTAAAATCGAAAACAAATCCACAGTCCCAATCTTTCCCATCGGGCCTTTACATCGAATCGTCTCTGCACAAACGAGTGTACTCAAAGAGGATTTCGACTGTTTATCATGGCTCGACGAGCAAGCGGACAATGTTGTTATCTACGTAGCCATTGGGAGCATAGCTTCATATAATGAGAAGGCGTTTGGAGAAATGGCATGGGGGCTAGCCAACAGCCAGCAACCATTCTTGTGGGTGGTTCAACCAGGAGCGATTCATGGCTCGGAGTGGATCGAGGCATTGCCTAAGGATTTTCTAGAGGCGATTGGAGGTAGAGGATATATTGTGAAATGGGCTCCTCAGAAACAAGTGTTGGCACATAGGGCTGTGGGGGGATTTTGGAGCCATTGTGGATGGAATTCTAGTATGGAGAGTTTGAGTGAGGGAGTTCCTATGTTGTGTAGTCCATGTTTTGGGGATCAAAAAGTGAATGCAAGGTATTTGAGCTATGTTTGGAGGGTGGGGATTCAGTTGGAAAATGGATTGGAGAGAGAAGAAATCGAGAAAGGAATTAGAAGACTAATGGTGGGAGAAGAAAGCAAAGAGATGAGAGAAAGAACCAAGGATTTCAAGGAGAAAATTGAAGCCTATGTTCTTAAGGTAAAAGATCAATGCTACTCACACACTTACTTGGCAGAGCTTGTTAGCCTACTCAAATCGTCTTGA